The following coding sequences lie in one Kribbella sp. NBC_00709 genomic window:
- a CDS encoding diguanylate cyclase domain-containing protein: MQSEPAVRLTAVRRLYEVSARMGAGRSLAETLQAVVDGVVNGLGFGIAVLNLRHADGKFEVIAVAGSPEAREALLGRVSAPDIFDSEFAIADAWGKLRFVPHERLPEGEVVGWVPDVPVSDDPGAWHPLDALFAPLYSPDGKLVGMLSVDLPEDQRRPGPVHRELLEIFATQAGVAIDKARLADQLLAEKTRLEASEATFRLVFEGAGNGMATIGFDGPERGRILRVNNAFCRITGYVASDLLGARLARFLRDEEPGSTRTNLEDVAAGNGTYRFERVFTQPNGNAIWLGGTAAIVEQGADRPRILLIQIDDVTARKDAERELRHHAAHDPLTGLPNRRLLQHRFTNVLERTRTTGRPGALLFCDLNHFKLVNDGYGHEAGDNALREIANRLTTAVRHGDTVARLGGDEFAVLAEDIAGDDLTTLITRLESAVSRPLPNIAVQVTTSVGTVPITPTTTDLETLLHEADQAMYDAKNRRG, translated from the coding sequence GTGCAGAGCGAGCCAGCGGTACGGCTGACTGCCGTCCGTCGCCTCTACGAGGTGAGCGCCCGGATGGGCGCTGGGCGAAGCCTTGCCGAAACGCTGCAGGCCGTCGTCGACGGGGTCGTGAACGGGCTCGGATTCGGGATCGCCGTGCTGAACCTGCGGCACGCGGACGGGAAGTTCGAGGTGATCGCGGTCGCCGGTTCGCCGGAGGCGCGGGAAGCGCTGCTCGGACGAGTCAGCGCACCGGACATCTTCGACTCCGAGTTCGCGATCGCCGACGCGTGGGGCAAGCTCCGGTTCGTGCCGCACGAGCGGCTGCCCGAGGGCGAGGTGGTCGGGTGGGTGCCCGACGTACCGGTGTCCGACGACCCCGGCGCATGGCACCCGCTCGACGCGCTGTTCGCACCGTTGTACTCACCCGACGGGAAGCTGGTCGGGATGCTCTCGGTCGACCTGCCCGAGGACCAGCGGCGGCCGGGGCCGGTCCACCGGGAGCTGCTGGAGATCTTCGCCACCCAGGCCGGCGTGGCGATCGACAAGGCCCGGCTGGCCGACCAGCTGCTCGCCGAGAAGACCCGGCTGGAGGCGAGTGAGGCGACGTTCCGCCTCGTCTTCGAGGGCGCCGGCAACGGGATGGCGACGATCGGCTTCGACGGGCCGGAGCGGGGCCGGATCCTGCGCGTGAACAACGCCTTCTGCCGGATCACCGGATACGTCGCGAGCGATCTGCTCGGGGCCCGGCTGGCGCGGTTCCTCCGCGACGAGGAGCCCGGGTCGACCCGGACCAATCTCGAAGATGTTGCTGCCGGCAACGGAACGTATCGGTTCGAGCGGGTCTTCACCCAGCCGAACGGGAACGCGATCTGGCTCGGCGGTACGGCGGCCATCGTCGAACAGGGCGCCGACCGGCCCCGGATCCTGCTGATCCAGATCGACGACGTCACCGCCCGCAAGGACGCCGAACGGGAACTGCGCCACCACGCCGCACACGACCCGCTCACCGGCCTGCCGAACCGGCGGCTCCTGCAGCACCGCTTCACGAACGTCCTGGAGCGGACCCGTACGACGGGCCGGCCGGGCGCGCTGCTGTTCTGCGACCTGAACCACTTCAAACTCGTCAACGACGGCTACGGCCACGAGGCCGGCGACAATGCGCTCCGCGAGATCGCGAACCGCCTCACCACAGCCGTCCGCCACGGCGACACGGTGGCGCGGCTCGGCGGCGACGAGTTCGCCGTACTGGCCGAAGACATCGCCGGCGACGACCTCACCACCCTCATCACTCGCCTCGAGTCCGCCGTCAGCCGCCCCCTCCCCAACATCGCCGTCCAAGTCACCACCAGCGTCGGCACCGTCCCCATCACCCCCACCACCACCGACCTCGAAACCCTCCTCCACGAGGCAGACCAGGCCATGTACGACGCCAAGAACCGCCGGGGCTAA
- a CDS encoding sugar phosphate isomerase/epimerase family protein: MTIPANGIGMHLYTMRDVLAEDYPGTLKRLAGIGYQTVGVSGRFDHSAEEIRSYADDAGLKIVLEHVGYKRLSDDWAGALADVKTLGAQWAVVPSIPSEQHSVEGFKAAAAAFTEAGKAARDAGLKLLFHNHGRDFDEVDGQVLYDILLGVDPELLGFELDLYWAVDGGHDPAKLFQEHPGRFPALHVKDMAEDGSWEDVGAGKLDFGAMFEHAEAGGVEQWLVEHDKPTDAWHSAERSYRGLTEIRY; the protein is encoded by the coding sequence ATGACTATTCCGGCCAACGGGATCGGGATGCACCTCTACACGATGCGGGACGTCCTGGCCGAGGACTACCCGGGGACGCTGAAGCGCCTCGCCGGGATCGGCTACCAGACGGTCGGGGTGAGTGGCCGGTTCGACCACAGCGCCGAGGAGATCCGGTCGTACGCCGACGACGCCGGGCTGAAGATCGTGCTCGAGCACGTCGGGTACAAGCGGCTGTCCGACGACTGGGCGGGCGCGCTCGCCGATGTGAAGACGCTCGGCGCGCAGTGGGCCGTCGTACCGTCGATTCCGTCCGAGCAGCACTCGGTCGAGGGCTTCAAGGCCGCGGCCGCCGCGTTCACCGAGGCCGGGAAGGCGGCGCGGGACGCCGGGCTGAAGCTGCTGTTCCACAACCACGGGCGCGACTTCGACGAGGTCGACGGGCAGGTGCTGTACGACATCCTGCTGGGCGTGGACCCGGAGCTGCTCGGGTTCGAGCTGGATCTGTACTGGGCGGTGGACGGCGGGCACGACCCGGCGAAGCTGTTCCAGGAGCACCCCGGCCGGTTCCCCGCGCTGCACGTCAAGGACATGGCCGAGGACGGCTCGTGGGAGGACGTCGGCGCCGGCAAGCTCGACTTCGGCGCGATGTTCGAGCACGCCGAGGCGGGTGGCGTGGAGCAGTGGCTGGTCGAGCACGACAAGCCCACCGACGCCTGGCACTCGGCCGAGCGCAGCTACCGCGGACTGACCGAAATCCGGTACTGA
- a CDS encoding sugar phosphate isomerase/epimerase family protein, with protein sequence MNRYSLNQATTKYWPLEDVVQASANAGLEWIGLWREPIQEYGVDKSAKLVAGAGLKVSSLCRSGFFTSTDPAERTAKIEDNRRAIDEAATVGTSVLVLVSGGLPPGSRDLDGARDMVRDGLAELAPYAEERGVKLAVEALHPMFCSDRCVVSSLGGALDLAEQFPASQVGVIVDAYHLWWDADVYRQIERAGQRILSYQVSDWVVPLPADTLLGRGMMGDGSIELRRLREACDAAGYDGPIEVEIFNQQLWDAPGQEVFDLALARYQEHVI encoded by the coding sequence ATGAACAGGTACAGCCTGAACCAGGCGACGACGAAGTACTGGCCGCTCGAGGACGTCGTCCAGGCCAGCGCCAACGCCGGCCTGGAGTGGATCGGCCTGTGGCGCGAGCCGATCCAGGAGTACGGCGTCGACAAGTCGGCGAAGCTGGTCGCGGGCGCGGGCCTGAAGGTCTCGTCGCTGTGCCGGAGCGGGTTCTTCACCTCGACCGATCCAGCCGAGCGCACGGCGAAGATCGAGGACAACCGGCGGGCGATCGACGAGGCGGCAACCGTCGGTACGTCGGTCCTTGTACTCGTGAGCGGTGGGCTGCCACCGGGCTCGCGTGACCTCGACGGCGCGCGCGACATGGTGCGCGACGGCTTGGCCGAGCTGGCGCCGTACGCCGAGGAGCGTGGCGTGAAGCTCGCTGTCGAGGCGCTGCACCCGATGTTCTGCTCGGACCGCTGTGTGGTGTCGTCGCTCGGCGGTGCGCTCGATCTGGCCGAGCAGTTCCCGGCGTCCCAGGTCGGCGTGATCGTCGACGCGTACCACCTGTGGTGGGACGCGGACGTGTACCGGCAGATCGAGCGGGCCGGTCAGCGGATCCTGTCGTACCAGGTCAGCGACTGGGTAGTGCCGCTGCCCGCGGACACGCTGCTCGGGCGCGGCATGATGGGAGACGGTTCGATCGAGCTGCGCCGGCTGCGCGAGGCCTGTGACGCGGCCGGGTACGACGGGCCGATCGAGGTCGAGATCTTCAACCAGCAACTGTGGGACGCGCCCGGCCAGGAGGTCTTCGACCTGGCGCTGGCGCGCTATCAGGAACACGTCATCTAG
- a CDS encoding dihydrodipicolinate synthase family protein has protein sequence MELELPARGGLETYRLIGEPVAHGIYQPASSRLAFAAAHVVADPLGDNSPGAPAVVDWEHTLEFRRHLWSLGLSVAEAMDTAQRGMGLDWKATQELIRRSAADAPGGRIAVGAGTDQLAPGNHPLDAVIAAYEEQFAVAEAAGAQPIMMASRALCAAAESPDDYRKVYDHLLNQSTRPVILHWLGPMFDPALEGYWGSASFDAAMAFVVDLINDNLDKVDGVKISLLDASKEVALRNRLPEGVRLYTGDDFNYPELIRGDENHHSDALLGIFAAIAPAAAAGLKALDDGDLDTYERVFEPTVPLARQIFSAPTYYYKTGIAFLAWLNGFQPGFTMVGGLQTGRSLPHLADTFRLADQAGVLTDPELAVDRFRQLLRVSGVDA, from the coding sequence ATGGAGCTGGAGCTTCCTGCTCGAGGTGGGCTGGAAACCTATCGATTGATCGGTGAGCCGGTTGCTCACGGCATCTATCAGCCGGCGTCGTCCCGCTTGGCTTTTGCGGCCGCGCATGTTGTCGCGGACCCCTTGGGCGACAACTCGCCGGGGGCGCCGGCAGTTGTCGATTGGGAGCACACGCTGGAGTTTCGGCGGCATCTGTGGTCGCTGGGGTTGTCCGTGGCTGAGGCGATGGATACCGCCCAGCGTGGGATGGGGCTCGACTGGAAGGCTACCCAGGAGTTGATTCGGCGGTCGGCGGCTGACGCGCCGGGCGGGCGGATCGCGGTCGGCGCGGGGACCGATCAACTTGCGCCCGGCAACCATCCGCTGGATGCCGTGATCGCCGCCTACGAAGAACAGTTCGCGGTGGCAGAGGCGGCCGGTGCGCAGCCGATCATGATGGCCAGCCGCGCGTTGTGCGCGGCAGCCGAATCCCCCGACGACTATCGCAAGGTGTACGACCACCTGCTCAACCAGTCCACGCGACCGGTCATCCTCCATTGGCTGGGACCCATGTTCGACCCTGCCCTGGAAGGCTACTGGGGTAGCGCATCGTTCGACGCGGCCATGGCGTTCGTCGTCGACCTGATCAACGACAACCTGGACAAGGTCGACGGCGTCAAGATCTCGTTGCTCGACGCATCGAAGGAAGTTGCTCTGCGCAACCGCCTGCCCGAGGGCGTCCGGCTCTACACCGGCGACGACTTCAACTACCCCGAACTGATCCGCGGCGACGAGAACCACCACAGCGACGCACTGCTCGGGATCTTCGCCGCGATCGCGCCGGCCGCCGCGGCCGGCCTGAAGGCCCTCGACGACGGCGACCTCGACACCTATGAGCGGGTCTTCGAGCCGACGGTTCCGCTGGCTCGGCAGATCTTCTCCGCGCCGACGTACTACTACAAGACCGGCATCGCCTTCCTGGCTTGGCTGAACGGCTTCCAGCCCGGCTTCACCATGGTCGGCGGCCTGCAGACCGGACGGTCGCTGCCGCATCTCGCCGACACGTTCCGGTTGGCCGACCAAGCCGGCGTACTCACCGATCCTGAGCTGGCCGTCGACCGGTTCCGCCAGCTGTTGCGTGTGAGCGGTGTCGACGCATGA
- a CDS encoding Gfo/Idh/MocA family protein, protein MNERRIGIVMNGVTGRMGLRQHLERSILAIREQGGLPAADGTMIIPEPILVGRNELKLRRIAEQYGLERWTTDLAEALAEPDVEIYFDSQLTQLREKGVRAAVEAGKAIYCEKPIAESLDAAVDLARTVIDSGLKNGVVMDKLSLPGLRKLKRLVDGGFFGRILSVRGEFGYWVFEGDWQEAQRPSWNYKAEEGGGIILDMFCHWRYVLEQTFGSVKSVYCQGATHIPTRVDEQGDKYAATADDAAYGVFELEGGIVAQMNSSWATRVFRDELVEFHVDGTEGSAVAGLRRCRAQHRSATPKPVWNPDLPATEKFREQWAEVPDNEPFDNGFKVQWEMFLRHVVDDAPFTWDFIEAAKGVQLAELGLQSWHEGRKLEVPQLDLEAN, encoded by the coding sequence GTGAACGAGCGACGCATCGGCATCGTGATGAACGGCGTCACCGGCCGGATGGGCCTGCGCCAGCACCTCGAGCGTTCCATCCTGGCGATCCGGGAGCAGGGCGGACTGCCCGCCGCCGACGGCACGATGATCATCCCCGAGCCGATCCTGGTCGGCCGCAACGAGCTCAAGCTGCGCCGGATCGCCGAGCAGTACGGTCTGGAGCGGTGGACCACCGACCTGGCCGAGGCACTGGCCGAGCCGGACGTCGAGATCTACTTCGACTCCCAGCTCACCCAGCTGCGCGAGAAGGGCGTCCGCGCCGCGGTCGAGGCCGGCAAGGCGATCTACTGCGAGAAGCCGATCGCCGAGAGCCTTGACGCCGCCGTCGATCTGGCCCGGACGGTGATCGACTCCGGGCTGAAGAACGGCGTCGTGATGGACAAGCTGTCGCTGCCCGGACTGCGCAAGCTGAAGCGGTTGGTCGACGGCGGGTTCTTCGGCCGGATCCTGTCGGTCCGCGGCGAGTTCGGCTACTGGGTCTTCGAGGGCGACTGGCAGGAAGCGCAGCGGCCGTCGTGGAACTACAAGGCCGAAGAGGGCGGCGGCATCATCCTCGACATGTTCTGCCACTGGCGGTACGTGCTCGAGCAGACGTTCGGGTCGGTCAAGTCCGTGTACTGCCAGGGCGCGACGCACATCCCGACCCGGGTCGACGAGCAGGGCGACAAGTACGCCGCCACCGCGGACGACGCGGCGTACGGCGTGTTCGAACTCGAGGGCGGGATCGTCGCGCAGATGAACTCGTCGTGGGCGACGCGGGTGTTCCGGGACGAACTGGTCGAGTTCCACGTGGACGGGACCGAGGGGTCCGCGGTCGCGGGGCTGCGGCGGTGCCGGGCGCAACACCGGTCGGCGACACCGAAGCCGGTCTGGAACCCCGATCTGCCGGCCACCGAGAAGTTCCGCGAGCAATGGGCCGAGGTGCCGGACAACGAGCCGTTCGACAACGGGTTCAAGGTCCAGTGGGAGATGTTCCTGCGGCACGTGGTCGACGACGCGCCGTTCACCTGGGACTTCATCGAGGCAGCCAAGGGCGTGCAGCTCGCCGAGCTCGGTCTCCAGTCGTGGCACGAGGGCCGGAAGCTCGAGGTGCCCCAGCTCGACCTCGAGGCGAACTAA
- a CDS encoding cupin domain-containing protein codes for MCEFESGPAVALPGGIGVSKLTVYDVESPDGLAGGSPHVHLACSEGYYVIAGNGAVQTLHAKGYSETPLEAGTVLWFDPGTIHRLVNGGDLQILALMSNSGLPEAGDAVLTLPPEYLTDRDTYLQATALTGDLTATAIARRDLALQGYAVLRERYDSEGPSALDDFYAAAVRIVQPQLADWRKRWEQGARRLAYETGAALDALDAGIAAQLESAELHQLPAPTEFGRHGMCGRLDVYDTNA; via the coding sequence ATGTGTGAGTTCGAGTCCGGACCGGCCGTGGCGCTGCCGGGCGGGATCGGCGTCTCCAAGCTGACGGTGTACGACGTCGAGTCCCCCGACGGCCTGGCCGGCGGCTCGCCGCACGTGCACCTGGCCTGCTCCGAGGGGTACTACGTGATCGCCGGCAACGGCGCCGTACAGACACTGCACGCGAAGGGCTACTCCGAGACCCCGCTCGAGGCCGGGACCGTGCTCTGGTTCGACCCGGGCACCATCCACCGCCTCGTCAACGGCGGCGACCTGCAGATCCTCGCCCTGATGTCGAACTCGGGTCTTCCCGAGGCCGGTGATGCCGTACTGACGCTGCCGCCGGAGTACCTCACCGACCGCGACACGTATTTGCAGGCAACCGCCCTCACGGGTGACCTCACGGCGACCGCGATCGCCCGGCGCGACCTCGCGCTGCAGGGGTACGCCGTGCTGCGGGAGCGGTACGACTCGGAGGGACCGTCCGCGCTGGACGACTTCTACGCGGCCGCGGTCCGGATCGTGCAGCCGCAGCTCGCGGACTGGCGCAAGCGGTGGGAGCAGGGCGCCCGCCGGCTCGCCTACGAGACGGGCGCCGCGCTCGACGCCCTGGACGCCGGCATCGCGGCGCAACTGGAGTCGGCCGAGCTACACCAACTTCCCGCACCTACTGAGTTCGGCAGGCACGGTATGTGCGGCCGGCTCGACGTCTACGACACCAACGCGTGA
- a CDS encoding FGGY family carbohydrate kinase has translation MVQAVLAIDQGTTNSKAILVDAAGTMLATGSAPVKLSTPRPGWVEQDADDLWQSVLRAVDSCLTSPGTGGTTAEVVGIALSTQRESVVGWSRSGEAVGPVLGWQDVRTADWCARLPSSVDELVRRRTGLRVDAMFSAPKMRWLLDRSDALVGTVDAWLVHRLTGCREHLTEAGNASRTLLYDTRELDWSPELLEAFGVPRSALPEVRPSNAGFGVTAGVPGLPDGIPIIAVLADSHAAMYGQGCTRAGMAKATYGTGSSVMTPVDGFVESGCTLAWLTDRPVYALEGNIVSSGAALAWTTDLLGLPDVGALTELAATVPSAEDVILVPAFAGLGAPHWDREARAALTGMSSSTTRAHIARAAVDAVAHQICDITDTIPGDLSSLRADGGATVSGLVMQTQADLLGRPVEAADVPEVSALGAAELAWTTLGETTSWAARRSYRTFGPRLDAAARSRLRAHWAGAVASVRVRPA, from the coding sequence ATGGTCCAGGCCGTACTCGCGATCGACCAGGGCACGACGAACTCCAAGGCGATCCTGGTGGACGCCGCCGGAACCATGCTCGCAACCGGCTCCGCACCGGTGAAGCTGTCCACCCCCCGTCCGGGCTGGGTCGAGCAGGACGCGGACGACCTCTGGCAGAGCGTGCTGCGCGCTGTCGACTCCTGCCTCACGTCGCCGGGAACCGGCGGCACGACGGCCGAGGTCGTCGGGATCGCCCTGTCCACGCAGCGTGAATCGGTGGTCGGCTGGAGCCGGTCGGGCGAAGCGGTCGGCCCTGTCCTCGGCTGGCAGGACGTGCGCACCGCCGACTGGTGCGCCCGGTTACCCAGCTCGGTCGACGAGCTGGTACGCCGCCGTACGGGCCTCCGCGTGGACGCGATGTTCTCGGCGCCGAAGATGCGCTGGCTCCTGGACCGATCCGATGCCCTGGTCGGCACCGTCGACGCCTGGCTCGTCCATCGGCTGACTGGTTGCCGCGAGCATCTAACAGAGGCCGGCAATGCCTCGAGGACCCTGCTCTACGACACTCGCGAGCTCGACTGGTCCCCGGAGCTGCTCGAAGCGTTCGGCGTACCGCGGTCGGCCTTGCCCGAGGTACGGCCGTCCAACGCGGGCTTCGGCGTCACGGCCGGTGTGCCGGGGTTGCCGGACGGGATCCCGATCATCGCCGTACTCGCGGATTCGCATGCGGCGATGTACGGCCAGGGCTGCACGCGGGCCGGGATGGCGAAGGCGACCTACGGGACCGGATCGTCGGTGATGACGCCGGTGGACGGATTCGTCGAGAGCGGCTGCACGCTGGCCTGGCTGACAGATCGGCCGGTCTACGCACTCGAAGGCAACATCGTCTCTTCGGGCGCGGCGCTCGCCTGGACGACCGACCTGCTCGGCCTGCCCGACGTCGGCGCGTTGACGGAACTGGCCGCGACGGTCCCGTCGGCGGAGGACGTCATACTGGTCCCGGCCTTCGCGGGCCTCGGCGCACCGCACTGGGATCGGGAAGCGCGGGCAGCGCTGACGGGGATGAGCAGTTCGACCACCCGGGCCCACATCGCGCGGGCGGCCGTCGACGCAGTCGCCCATCAGATCTGCGACATCACCGACACGATCCCGGGCGACCTGAGCAGCCTCCGCGCCGACGGCGGTGCCACGGTGTCCGGCCTCGTCATGCAGACCCAGGCCGACCTTCTCGGACGGCCGGTCGAGGCGGCCGACGTACCGGAGGTCTCCGCCCTGGGTGCGGCCGAGCTCGCATGGACGACCCTGGGCGAGACGACGAGTTGGGCCGCGCGACGTTCGTACCGGACCTTCGGGCCTCGACTCGATGCCGCCGCGCGGTCCCGGCTCCGGGCGCACTGGGCCGGAGCGGTCGCGTCCGTCCGGGTCAGGCCAGCCTGA
- a CDS encoding nucleoside hydrolase produces MKPSRRRVIINTDAKNEADDQFAIVHGLLSPTFDLRGLIPAHFGTHRSDRSMEESREEIDLLLELTELTGQVPVANGATTGIPDEQTPLDSPGARLIIEESKLASKGDPLFVSFLGPLTDMASAILLDPELVHRDVIVIWIGGRGYSGYAADHRMEFNLSNDIHAANVVFGSGITVWQVTSDVYTKVSVSYAELEEKIGAAGALGKYLVEQLIEWNATYHGEPIESRSLGDSPAISLMLYPQSGNFRTRPAPRFGVDGWYLPGTDNPIQVCEQVDVRFLLEDMFAKIRRFARQRSTS; encoded by the coding sequence GTGAAGCCGAGTAGACGCCGGGTGATCATCAACACCGATGCCAAGAACGAGGCGGACGATCAGTTCGCGATCGTGCACGGGCTGTTGTCGCCGACCTTCGACCTCCGCGGCCTGATTCCCGCGCACTTCGGCACCCATCGGTCGGACCGGAGCATGGAGGAGTCCCGCGAGGAGATCGACCTGCTGCTGGAGCTGACCGAGCTGACCGGCCAGGTCCCGGTCGCGAACGGCGCGACCACCGGCATCCCGGACGAGCAGACCCCGCTCGACTCGCCCGGCGCCCGGCTGATCATCGAGGAGTCGAAACTGGCCTCGAAGGGCGACCCGCTGTTCGTCTCGTTCCTCGGCCCGCTCACCGACATGGCCTCGGCGATCCTGCTCGACCCGGAGCTCGTGCACCGGGACGTCATCGTGATCTGGATCGGCGGCCGCGGCTACAGCGGCTACGCGGCCGACCACCGGATGGAGTTCAACCTGTCGAACGACATCCATGCCGCGAACGTCGTGTTCGGCTCCGGGATCACCGTCTGGCAGGTCACCAGCGACGTCTACACGAAGGTCTCGGTCAGCTACGCGGAGCTCGAGGAGAAGATCGGCGCCGCCGGCGCGCTCGGCAAGTACCTGGTCGAGCAGCTGATCGAGTGGAACGCGACATACCACGGCGAGCCGATCGAGTCCCGCTCGCTCGGCGACTCGCCGGCCATCTCGCTGATGCTCTACCCGCAGAGTGGCAACTTCCGGACCCGTCCGGCGCCGCGCTTCGGTGTCGACGGCTGGTACCTGCCCGGCACCGACAACCCCATCCAGGTCTGCGAGCAGGTCGATGTCCGCTTCCTGCTGGAGGACATGTTCGCCAAGATCCGCCGCTTCGCCCGTCAAAGGAGCACCTCATGA
- a CDS encoding sugar phosphate isomerase/epimerase family protein, producing MTDLPVFGAGIWHFATYKDRYATDGYGDPIGLLEQIDRAGAVGDLSVVDLNWPFAGYDGTLDEVKAALERNNLKAIAITPEIYTRDFVKGSLTNPDPGVRKQATELLHQATELAKDLGCSYVKLWPGQDGWDYPFQVNYHDIWNLALDGLKELVSAHPDINFVIEYKPREPRVKIIFPSVARTLLGIEKIGLPNLGILLDFGHSLYGQETPADAAQLAIDYGRLFAIDVNDNLRGWDDDMVVGSVHLVETFEFFHTLRKNNWEGVWQLDQFPFREDSVQAAKQAITFLKAIHHALDVLDDDALAAAQASHDALAAQKLVQKVLLSSMSEIA from the coding sequence ATGACCGACCTCCCCGTCTTCGGTGCAGGGATCTGGCATTTCGCGACGTACAAGGACCGCTACGCGACCGACGGGTACGGCGACCCGATCGGGTTGCTCGAGCAGATCGACCGGGCCGGCGCCGTCGGCGACCTGTCCGTCGTCGACCTGAACTGGCCGTTCGCCGGGTACGACGGGACGCTCGACGAGGTGAAGGCCGCGCTCGAGCGGAACAACCTGAAGGCGATCGCGATCACTCCGGAGATCTACACCCGCGACTTCGTCAAGGGCTCGCTCACCAACCCGGACCCGGGCGTCCGCAAGCAGGCGACGGAGTTGTTGCATCAGGCAACCGAGCTGGCGAAGGACCTGGGCTGCTCGTACGTGAAGCTGTGGCCGGGCCAGGACGGCTGGGACTACCCGTTCCAGGTCAACTACCACGACATCTGGAACCTGGCCCTGGACGGGCTGAAGGAGCTGGTGTCGGCGCATCCGGACATCAACTTCGTGATCGAGTACAAGCCGCGCGAGCCGCGGGTCAAGATCATCTTCCCGAGCGTCGCCCGGACCCTGCTCGGCATCGAGAAGATCGGCCTGCCCAACCTGGGCATCCTGCTCGACTTCGGCCACTCGCTGTACGGCCAGGAGACGCCGGCCGACGCGGCGCAACTGGCGATCGACTACGGCCGGCTGTTCGCGATCGATGTCAACGACAACCTGCGCGGCTGGGACGACGACATGGTCGTCGGGTCGGTGCACCTGGTCGAGACGTTCGAGTTCTTCCACACGCTGCGGAAGAACAACTGGGAGGGCGTCTGGCAGCTGGACCAGTTCCCGTTCCGCGAGGACAGCGTCCAGGCCGCGAAGCAGGCGATCACCTTCCTCAAGGCGATCCACCACGCGCTCGACGTACTCGACGACGACGCTCTGGCGGCCGCGCAGGCATCGCACGACGCCCTGGCCGCGCAGAAGCTCGTCCAGAAGGTCCTGCTGAGTTCGATGTCGGAGATCGCATGA
- a CDS encoding transketolase: MTLTVEHATMPVLGRLPLHSSRAEQIAHIAEAAKQIRIQDLALVHHAGAGHIGGDFSAIDILATLYGAVLDISPATVDDTERDRFILSKGHVAGALYTTLAAFGFLPVEELATFLKPLSALNGHPNRNKVAGVEANTGPLGHGLPIAVGHALSAKLDVSMRRTYVLVGDGELQEGSNWEAMMAASQYQLDRLTVIVDRNRLQQGATTQETNDLDPLPEKAAAFGFAVVEVNGHDHGELLDVLSAVPFRPGRPTFVIAHTHKGHPISFMSDNVAWHHRVPDAGEYQQALKELA; the protein is encoded by the coding sequence ATGACGCTCACGGTCGAGCACGCGACGATGCCGGTGCTCGGACGGCTGCCGCTGCACAGCAGCCGCGCCGAGCAGATCGCGCACATCGCCGAGGCTGCCAAACAGATCCGGATCCAGGACCTCGCGCTGGTCCACCACGCCGGCGCCGGGCACATCGGCGGTGACTTCTCCGCGATCGACATCCTGGCCACGCTGTACGGCGCTGTGCTCGACATCTCGCCCGCGACGGTCGACGACACCGAGCGAGACCGCTTCATCCTGAGCAAGGGCCACGTCGCCGGCGCGCTCTACACCACGCTCGCAGCTTTCGGATTCCTGCCGGTCGAGGAGCTCGCCACGTTCCTCAAGCCGCTCTCCGCGCTGAACGGGCACCCCAACCGGAACAAGGTGGCCGGCGTCGAGGCCAACACCGGTCCGCTCGGGCACGGCCTGCCGATCGCGGTCGGGCATGCGCTGTCGGCCAAGCTCGACGTCTCGATGCGCCGTACGTACGTGCTCGTCGGCGACGGTGAGCTGCAGGAGGGCTCGAACTGGGAGGCGATGATGGCGGCCTCGCAGTACCAGCTGGACCGCCTGACCGTGATCGTGGACCGCAACCGGCTGCAGCAGGGCGCGACCACCCAGGAGACCAACGACCTCGACCCGTTGCCGGAGAAGGCGGCCGCGTTCGGGTTCGCGGTGGTCGAGGTCAACGGTCACGACCACGGCGAGCTGCTCGACGTGCTGTCCGCCGTACCGTTCCGGCCGGGCAGGCCGACGTTCGTGATCGCCCACACGCACAAGGGGCACCCGATCTCGTTCATGAGCGACAACGTCGCCTGGCACCACCGCGTGCCCGATGCCGGTGAGTACCAGCAGGCCCTGAAGGAGCTGGCATGA